A single Streptomyces sp. Edi2 DNA region contains:
- a CDS encoding TetR/AcrR family transcriptional regulator, giving the protein MSADTRTKLLAGALRTLTEQGLAKTSARTIAATAGVNQALVFYHFGSVDELLAAACQYGAEQRVAHYRERFARVGSVAELLELGRELHTEERAAGHVAVLAQLLAGAQTQPRLAPATAAGLGSWIEEIETVLARVLAGTPIAAFVDVAGLSRALAAGFVGLELYEGVDPDGALAALDALEQLSGLVGVLEDLGPVAQRAVRARLRRSTGRRGRNDPRSGA; this is encoded by the coding sequence GTGAGCGCCGACACCCGTACGAAACTGCTCGCCGGTGCGCTGCGGACGCTCACCGAACAGGGCCTCGCCAAGACCTCGGCCCGCACCATCGCCGCCACCGCCGGAGTCAACCAGGCCCTGGTCTTCTACCACTTCGGAAGTGTCGACGAACTCCTCGCCGCCGCCTGCCAATACGGGGCGGAACAGCGCGTCGCGCACTACCGCGAACGCTTCGCCCGGGTCGGCAGCGTCGCCGAACTCCTCGAGCTGGGCCGGGAACTGCATACCGAGGAGCGCGCCGCCGGCCATGTCGCCGTCCTCGCCCAGCTCCTGGCCGGCGCCCAGACCCAGCCCCGCCTCGCCCCCGCGACCGCCGCCGGACTCGGCTCGTGGATCGAGGAGATCGAAACGGTGCTGGCCCGGGTACTGGCCGGGACGCCGATCGCCGCCTTCGTGGACGTCGCGGGCCTCTCACGGGCGCTCGCTGCGGGCTTCGTCGGCCTGGAACTGTACGAGGGCGTGGACCCGGACGGGGCACTGGCGGCCCTGGACGCCCTGGAGCAACTGTCAGGCCTGGTCGGCGTACTGGAGGACCTGGGCCCGGTCGCCCAGCGGGCCGTACGGGCCCGGCTGCGGCGCAGTACGGGGCGGCGGGGTCGGAACGACCCGCGTTCAGGCGCGTGA
- a CDS encoding helix-turn-helix transcriptional regulator, whose amino-acid sequence MAALFATRLRRLRLNAGLTQTQLGHRTHTHPTRINQLERTTGAKPTLELTRSLDKAVGGDELLTELWPHVYRETYPDWAKPSWNARNGLWSSGSSLRQSCPVCCRPRTTPVQC is encoded by the coding sequence ATGGCGGCGCTCTTCGCCACTCGCCTGCGCAGACTGCGTCTGAATGCCGGTCTCACGCAGACTCAGCTGGGCCACCGGACGCATACGCACCCCACCCGGATCAACCAGCTCGAACGGACCACCGGCGCCAAGCCGACTCTGGAGCTGACACGATCCCTGGACAAGGCCGTGGGCGGCGACGAGCTGTTGACGGAGTTGTGGCCGCACGTCTACCGCGAGACCTACCCTGACTGGGCAAAGCCTTCATGGAACGCTCGGAACGGGCTCTGGTCATCCGGCAGTTCGCTGCGTCAGTCGTGCCCGGTCTGCTGCAGACCGCGGACTACGCCCGTGCAGTGCTGA
- a CDS encoding DUF397 domain-containing protein, protein MLSTSRPDLSAAAWRKSSYSNKEGGDCVEVADGYPALVPVRDSKNADGPALLIPHHAWAAFIAGLQGEHPAGR, encoded by the coding sequence GTGCTGAGCACCTCCCGTCCCGACCTGAGCGCCGCCGCCTGGCGCAAGTCCAGTTACAGCAACAAGGAGGGTGGCGACTGCGTAGAGGTAGCCGACGGCTACCCCGCCCTCGTCCCCGTCCGTGACAGCAAGAACGCCGACGGCCCCGCCCTGCTCATCCCCCACCACGCCTGGGCCGCCTTCATAGCGGGCCTGCAGGGCGAGCACCCCGCAGGCAGGTGA
- a CDS encoding malonic semialdehyde reductase, which translates to MSLALDAAAQDLLFREAQTANTFTDEPVTDEQVQAIYDLVKFGPTAFNQSPLRITLVRSQEARERLVNHAMGANGPKTLGAPLTAILSVDLDFHEKLPQLFPHAPGIKDTFFSEAARREVAGTQNATLQAGYFIVGIRAAGLAAGPMTGFDFTGVDKEFFGDGKQKSFLIINIGKPGADAFFPRSPRLTFDEAVATV; encoded by the coding sequence ATGTCTCTCGCCCTTGACGCCGCCGCTCAGGACCTCCTGTTCCGGGAGGCCCAGACCGCCAACACGTTCACGGACGAGCCGGTGACGGACGAGCAGGTCCAGGCCATCTACGACCTGGTGAAGTTCGGCCCGACCGCCTTCAACCAGTCGCCGCTGCGGATAACCCTGGTCCGTTCCCAGGAGGCCCGTGAGCGCCTGGTCAACCACGCCATGGGCGCCAACGGCCCGAAGACCCTCGGCGCGCCGCTGACCGCGATCCTCTCCGTGGACCTGGACTTCCACGAGAAGCTGCCGCAGCTCTTCCCGCACGCCCCGGGCATCAAGGACACCTTCTTCTCCGAGGCCGCGCGCCGCGAGGTCGCCGGGACCCAGAACGCCACCCTCCAGGCCGGTTACTTCATCGTCGGCATCCGCGCCGCCGGCCTGGCCGCGGGCCCGATGACCGGCTTCGACTTCACCGGCGTCGACAAGGAGTTCTTCGGCGACGGCAAGCAGAAGTCGTTCCTCATCATCAACATCGGCAAGCCGGGCGCCGACGCGTTCTTCCCGCGCTCCCCGCGGCTGACCTTCGACGAGGCCGTCGCCACCGTCTGA
- a CDS encoding WhiB family transcriptional regulator, producing the protein MLLPHQPLQDAAVVPSQQVPDRDEAGPWHSEAVCRRDEAGLFFAPSKEPTAARLAREEAAKRVCARCPVMVECREHALLQPEPYGVWGGLTAAERRVVLTRRRRREAELQRAAHMPAAG; encoded by the coding sequence GTGCTGCTACCGCATCAGCCCCTGCAGGATGCCGCTGTCGTTCCGTCCCAGCAAGTGCCTGATCGCGACGAGGCCGGTCCCTGGCATTCGGAGGCGGTGTGCCGCCGGGACGAAGCCGGGCTGTTCTTCGCCCCGTCCAAGGAGCCGACCGCCGCGCGGCTGGCCAGGGAAGAGGCCGCGAAGCGGGTCTGCGCCCGCTGTCCCGTGATGGTCGAATGCCGGGAGCATGCGCTGCTCCAGCCGGAGCCGTACGGCGTCTGGGGCGGTCTGACCGCGGCCGAGCGCCGGGTCGTGCTGACCCGGCGGCGGCGCCGGGAGGCCGAGCTCCAGCGAGCCGCCCATATGCCTGCGGCCGGGTAG
- a CDS encoding fumarate hydratase, with translation MPEFAYTDLLPVGEDTTPYRLVTSEGVSTFEADGRTFLKVEPEALRKLAAEAMHDISHYLRPDHLAQLRKILDDPEASANDRFVALDLLKNANIAAAGVLPMCQDTGTAIVMGKRGQQVLTEGGDEEALSRGIYDAYTQLNLRYSQMAPLTMWDEKNTGSNLPAQIELYATDGGAYKFLFMAKGGGSANKSFLFQETKAVLNEASMMKFLEQKIRSLGTAACPPYHLAIVVGGTSAEYAMKTAKYASAHYLDELPAEGSPTGHGFRDKELEEKVFELTQKIGIGAQFGGKYFCHDVRVVRLPRHGASCPVAIAVSCSADRQAVAKITAEGVFLEQLETDPARFLPETTHEELTEGAGPDLDAVAIDLNRPMDDVLAELTKHPVKTRLSLTGTLVVARDIAHAKIKERLDAGDEMPQYLKDHPVYYAGPAKTPEGYASGSFGPTTAGRMDAYVEQFQAAGGSKVMLAKGNRSQQVTDACAAHGGFYLGSIGGPAARLAQDCIKKVEVLEYEELGMEAVWKIEVENFPAFIVVDDKGNDFFQDPAPAPTFTSIPVRQGS, from the coding sequence ATGCCGGAATTCGCCTACACCGACCTTCTCCCCGTAGGTGAGGACACCACCCCGTACCGCCTCGTCACTTCGGAGGGCGTGAGCACCTTCGAGGCCGACGGACGGACGTTCCTCAAGGTCGAGCCGGAGGCGCTGCGCAAGCTGGCCGCCGAGGCGATGCACGACATTTCGCACTATCTGCGCCCGGATCACCTCGCCCAGCTCCGCAAGATCCTGGACGACCCCGAGGCCAGCGCCAACGACCGCTTCGTCGCGCTCGACCTGCTGAAGAACGCCAACATCGCCGCCGCGGGTGTCCTGCCCATGTGCCAGGACACCGGCACCGCGATCGTGATGGGCAAGCGCGGCCAGCAGGTCCTGACCGAGGGCGGCGACGAGGAAGCACTCTCCCGCGGCATCTACGACGCCTACACCCAGCTGAACCTGCGGTACTCGCAGATGGCCCCGCTGACGATGTGGGACGAGAAGAACACCGGCTCCAACCTCCCGGCCCAGATCGAGCTGTACGCGACCGACGGCGGCGCCTACAAGTTCCTCTTCATGGCCAAGGGCGGCGGCAGCGCCAACAAGTCCTTCCTCTTCCAGGAGACCAAGGCGGTCCTCAACGAGGCCTCCATGATGAAGTTCCTGGAGCAGAAGATCCGTTCGCTCGGCACCGCCGCCTGCCCGCCGTACCACCTGGCGATCGTCGTCGGCGGCACCAGTGCCGAGTACGCGATGAAGACCGCCAAGTACGCCTCCGCGCACTACCTCGACGAGCTGCCCGCCGAGGGCTCGCCCACCGGCCACGGCTTCCGCGACAAGGAGCTGGAGGAGAAGGTCTTCGAGCTGACGCAGAAGATCGGCATCGGCGCCCAGTTCGGCGGCAAGTACTTCTGCCACGACGTCCGCGTCGTCCGCCTGCCCCGCCACGGCGCGTCCTGCCCGGTCGCCATCGCCGTCTCCTGCTCCGCGGACCGCCAGGCCGTCGCGAAGATCACCGCCGAGGGCGTCTTCCTGGAGCAGCTGGAGACCGACCCGGCCCGCTTCCTCCCGGAGACGACGCACGAGGAGCTGACCGAGGGCGCCGGCCCCGACCTCGACGCGGTCGCCATCGACCTCAACCGCCCCATGGACGACGTCCTGGCCGAGCTCACCAAGCACCCGGTCAAGACCCGTCTCTCCCTCACCGGCACCCTGGTCGTCGCCCGCGACATCGCCCACGCGAAGATCAAGGAGCGGCTGGACGCCGGCGACGAGATGCCGCAGTACCTCAAGGACCATCCGGTCTACTACGCGGGCCCGGCCAAGACCCCCGAGGGCTACGCCTCTGGCTCCTTCGGCCCGACCACGGCCGGCCGGATGGACGCCTACGTCGAGCAGTTCCAGGCGGCCGGCGGCTCCAAGGTCATGCTGGCCAAGGGCAACCGCTCCCAGCAGGTCACCGACGCCTGCGCCGCGCACGGCGGCTTCTACCTCGGCTCCATCGGCGGCCCGGCCGCGCGCCTGGCCCAGGACTGCATCAAGAAGGTCGAGGTCCTGGAGTACGAGGAGCTCGGCATGGAAGCCGTCTGGAAGATCGAGGTCGAGAACTTCCCCGCCTTCATCGTCGTCGACGACAAGGGCAACGACTTCTTCCAGGACCCGGCCCCGGCACCCACGTTCACGAGCATTCCGGTGCGCCAGGGAAGCTGA
- a CDS encoding DUF4166 domain-containing protein, producing the protein MTSMTTSIFQRALGADFDRLHPHIRRRFSVGFGSGEACIGRGTMDRIWHGRSFVRPFLALGGSRNILVPQAGRDIPFVIENVPYTDSFGRETVTFVRTFSFPRRPRRFDATMVFSPERGCVVDYLGTHQHLATDLHFTVDDSGALIIRSGEHRFREGPVDVRVPDLIGGDAVVRESYDEAAGRFRIQVRVGNRRFGPLFGYEGSFTAEFVNVAERGVRAGLRPVREEARA; encoded by the coding sequence ATGACCTCGATGACGACCTCGATATTCCAGCGCGCCCTGGGCGCCGACTTCGACCGCCTTCACCCGCACATCCGGCGGCGCTTCTCCGTCGGGTTCGGTAGCGGTGAGGCGTGCATCGGGCGGGGCACGATGGACCGGATCTGGCACGGCCGCAGCTTCGTCCGCCCGTTCCTGGCCCTCGGGGGCAGCCGCAACATCCTCGTCCCGCAGGCCGGCCGGGACATCCCCTTCGTCATCGAGAATGTCCCGTACACGGACTCCTTCGGCCGCGAAACCGTCACCTTCGTGCGGACCTTCTCCTTCCCGCGCCGCCCCCGCCGCTTCGACGCCACCATGGTCTTCAGCCCCGAGCGCGGCTGCGTCGTCGACTACCTCGGCACCCACCAGCACCTCGCCACCGATCTGCACTTCACCGTGGACGACAGCGGGGCCCTGATCATCCGCTCCGGCGAGCACCGCTTCCGGGAGGGGCCGGTCGACGTCCGGGTGCCGGACCTGATCGGGGGCGACGCCGTGGTGCGGGAGTCGTACGACGAGGCGGCCGGGCGGTTCCGTATCCAGGTGCGGGTCGGCAACCGGCGGTTCGGCCCGCTCTTCGGCTACGAGGGGTCCTTCACCGCCGAGTTCGTGAACGTCGCCGAGCGCGGTGTCCGCGCCGGGCTGCGGCCGGTGCGCGAGGAGGCCCGGGCGTGA
- a CDS encoding Scr1 family TA system antitoxin-like transcriptional regulator, translating to MTFEPEQLDRSTQDLAAKLKELRKKAGLSGDRLAARCNISQSKVSRIENAKVRPSLVDIEQILKALDATPEVVAEVSGLARIANTEWRNLRELRRKGLGTRQAELKALESSCTHMRYFLLSMITGLLATPEYARASLANSPVDTSKAVAGKLERQAILYPGALYFVMLET from the coding sequence GTGACGTTCGAGCCAGAACAGTTGGACCGGTCCACGCAGGACCTGGCTGCCAAACTGAAAGAACTGCGCAAGAAGGCCGGTCTCTCAGGGGACCGGCTCGCTGCGCGTTGCAACATCTCGCAGTCCAAGGTGAGCCGCATCGAGAATGCGAAGGTACGTCCCTCCCTTGTCGATATAGAACAGATCCTCAAAGCGCTGGACGCTACCCCCGAAGTGGTTGCAGAAGTGTCCGGTCTGGCCAGGATCGCCAATACGGAATGGCGCAACCTTCGCGAGCTGCGCCGTAAAGGGCTGGGCACACGGCAAGCGGAACTCAAAGCACTCGAATCTTCCTGTACTCACATGCGCTACTTTCTGCTTTCGATGATTACCGGCCTGCTGGCCACCCCCGAATATGCACGAGCCAGCCTGGCCAATTCTCCAGTGGACACGAGTAAGGCAGTGGCCGGAAAGCTGGAAAGGCAAGCGATTCTCTATCCGGGAGCCTTGTACTTCGTGATGCTCGAGACGTGA
- a CDS encoding nuclear transport factor 2 family protein: MESQALDPMECLLAERACERLIVEFVRRLDLGDPGSVADLFTPDGVWEWPYDDRRVQGRDALRAYFGSRPADRLSRRMCTNILVTVTSSATATATTYFATYRVDGYQDGMVPPRPPAQVGHYEDTFRKADGAWLLATRTTFLPFAGPTERLGGADGA; the protein is encoded by the coding sequence ATGGAAAGCCAAGCGCTTGACCCCATGGAATGCCTGCTCGCCGAGCGGGCCTGCGAGCGTCTGATCGTCGAGTTCGTCCGCCGGCTCGACCTCGGGGACCCGGGATCGGTGGCGGACCTGTTCACCCCCGACGGGGTCTGGGAGTGGCCGTACGACGACCGCCGGGTGCAGGGACGCGACGCGCTCCGCGCCTACTTCGGCTCCCGGCCCGCGGACCGGCTGTCGCGCCGTATGTGCACCAACATCCTGGTCACCGTCACCTCTTCGGCGACGGCCACCGCCACCACCTACTTCGCCACCTACCGGGTCGACGGCTACCAGGACGGCATGGTGCCGCCCCGGCCCCCGGCCCAAGTGGGGCACTACGAGGACACCTTCCGCAAGGCCGACGGCGCCTGGCTCCTCGCCACCCGGACCACGTTCCTGCCCTTCGCCGGCCCGACGGAACGGCTCGGGGGCGCTGACGGGGCGTGA
- a CDS encoding exodeoxyribonuclease VII small subunit, producing MAKAKTDGAADTEQGAAAGAGTQVESVDSTLGYEQARDELIEVVRSLEAGGTTLEESLALWERGEALAKVCRRWLDGARARLDAALAESPDEPEAERA from the coding sequence ATGGCGAAGGCGAAGACGGATGGCGCGGCGGACACGGAGCAGGGTGCGGCGGCCGGCGCCGGGACCCAGGTGGAGTCGGTGGACTCCACGCTGGGCTATGAGCAGGCGCGGGACGAGCTGATCGAGGTCGTCCGCAGCCTGGAGGCGGGCGGCACGACCCTGGAGGAGTCGCTCGCGCTGTGGGAGCGCGGCGAGGCACTGGCGAAGGTCTGCCGGCGCTGGCTGGACGGCGCACGGGCACGGCTGGACGCGGCGCTGGCGGAGTCGCCGGACGAGCCGGAGGCGGAGCGCGCATAG
- a CDS encoding DUF1707 domain-containing protein has translation MTKPVSAPATAPHAPPAVAEGDIRASDADRDRVAEILREALAEGRLDPEEHAERIDTVYRAKTLGELEPVVRDLPAAGTGRGQPGPDAYVYGPRAPIPDQNLVAIFSASVRKGRWQAPARINAFALFGSVEIDLTEAVFPQQQVQINVTAVFGSVEIRVPENITLRSSGSGVLGSFEVESHDSEDADAPQVVVNGYAVLGSVEAKPKRGAWIRDLRDRVWEEHRALRHELREERRERHHQLRHDRQEWQERLRSARRERRDRFR, from the coding sequence ATGACCAAGCCGGTGTCCGCGCCGGCCACCGCGCCGCACGCGCCGCCCGCGGTGGCCGAGGGGGACATCCGGGCGTCCGACGCCGACCGGGACAGGGTCGCCGAGATCCTTCGCGAGGCGCTGGCCGAGGGCCGGCTGGACCCGGAGGAGCACGCCGAGCGGATCGACACCGTCTACCGCGCCAAGACTCTGGGCGAACTGGAGCCCGTCGTACGGGATCTGCCCGCGGCGGGCACAGGGCGCGGGCAGCCGGGCCCGGACGCGTACGTCTACGGGCCCCGCGCCCCGATTCCGGACCAGAACCTGGTCGCGATCTTCAGCGCCTCCGTCCGCAAGGGCAGGTGGCAGGCCCCCGCGCGGATCAACGCCTTCGCGCTCTTCGGCAGCGTCGAGATCGATCTCACCGAGGCGGTCTTCCCGCAGCAGCAGGTCCAGATCAATGTCACGGCCGTCTTCGGCAGTGTGGAGATCCGGGTCCCGGAGAACATCACCCTGCGCAGCAGCGGCTCCGGCGTGCTGGGCAGCTTCGAGGTCGAGTCGCATGACTCCGAGGACGCCGACGCCCCGCAGGTCGTGGTCAACGGCTATGCCGTACTGGGCAGCGTGGAGGCCAAGCCCAAGCGCGGCGCCTGGATCCGCGATCTGCGCGACCGGGTGTGGGAGGAGCACCGGGCACTCCGCCACGAGCTGCGCGAGGAGCGGCGTGAACGGCACCACCAGCTGCGCCACGACCGCCAGGAGTGGCAGGAACGGCTGCGCTCCGCACGGCGCGAGCGCCGGGACCGGTTCCGGTAG
- the xseA gene encoding exodeoxyribonuclease VII large subunit has translation MAVSTSPETPIPVGEVSRLIGGWIDRLGAVWVEGQITQLSRRPGAGVVFLTLRDPSYDISVSVTCYRQVFDKVADVVSEGARVVVHAKPEWYAPRGQLSLRAAEIKPVGVGELLARLEQLKKSLAAEGLFAADRKKPLPFLPQLIGLVCGRASAAERDVLENARHRWPAVRFAVRNVPVQGVHAVPQVVAAVQELDALPEVDVIIVARGGGSVEDLLPFSDEQLVRAVSAAVTPVVSAIGHEPDSPLLDLVADLRASTPTDAAKKVVPDVGEELARVQQLRDRALRAVDGFLQREERGLASALQRPCIQRPQRMVEDREEQVTALLERGRRTLGHLLDRADSELTHTLARVVALSPKATLERGYAVLQKPDGTAVRSPDEVGADEALQARVAEGGFRVRVDGVPGAVTPPE, from the coding sequence ATGGCTGTTTCTACGTCCCCGGAAACGCCGATCCCGGTCGGCGAGGTGTCCCGGCTCATCGGCGGTTGGATCGACCGGCTCGGCGCGGTGTGGGTCGAGGGGCAGATCACCCAGCTCTCGCGGCGCCCCGGCGCGGGGGTGGTCTTTCTGACGCTGCGCGACCCGTCGTACGACATCTCGGTGAGCGTGACGTGCTACCGCCAGGTCTTCGACAAGGTCGCCGACGTGGTGAGCGAGGGCGCCCGGGTGGTGGTGCACGCCAAGCCCGAGTGGTACGCCCCGCGCGGCCAGCTGTCACTGCGGGCCGCGGAGATCAAACCGGTCGGGGTCGGTGAACTCCTCGCCCGGCTGGAGCAGTTGAAGAAGTCGCTGGCGGCGGAGGGGCTGTTCGCCGCGGATCGCAAGAAGCCGCTGCCCTTCCTGCCGCAGCTGATCGGGCTGGTCTGCGGCCGGGCGAGCGCCGCCGAGCGGGACGTCCTGGAGAACGCCCGGCACCGCTGGCCGGCCGTCCGTTTCGCGGTGCGCAATGTGCCGGTGCAGGGGGTACATGCGGTCCCGCAGGTGGTCGCGGCGGTCCAGGAGCTGGACGCGCTGCCCGAGGTGGACGTGATCATCGTCGCGCGGGGCGGCGGCAGCGTGGAGGACCTGCTGCCGTTCTCCGACGAACAGCTCGTCCGGGCCGTGAGCGCGGCCGTGACCCCCGTCGTCTCGGCGATCGGGCACGAGCCGGACTCCCCGCTGCTGGACCTGGTCGCCGATCTGCGTGCCTCGACGCCGACGGACGCGGCGAAGAAGGTGGTGCCGGACGTCGGCGAGGAGCTGGCCCGGGTCCAGCAGCTGCGGGACCGGGCGCTGCGCGCCGTGGACGGCTTTCTGCAGCGGGAGGAACGGGGGCTCGCTTCGGCGCTGCAGCGGCCGTGCATACAACGGCCGCAGCGGATGGTCGAGGACCGCGAGGAGCAGGTCACGGCGCTGCTGGAGCGGGGCCGGCGGACCCTGGGTCACCTGCTGGACCGCGCCGACTCGGAGCTGACGCACACCCTGGCCCGGGTCGTCGCGCTCTCCCCCAAGGCGACGCTGGAGCGCGGCTATGCGGTGCTCCAGAAGCCGGACGGCACGGCGGTGCGCTCACCGGACGAGGTCGGCGCGGACGAGGCGTTGCAGGCCCGGGTGGCCGAGGGCGGGTTCAGGGTGCGGGTGGACGGCGTCCCGGGCGCGGTCACACCCCCCGAATAG
- a CDS encoding DUF1330 domain-containing protein, which yields MPAYVIVDAEVWDTERALDYRALAEPSIQLYGGRYLVQGAVPEVAEGAAWPSSRVATVVEFPDMGRLKEWYASAEYEEAKVARKGAMELRMLFVGGNPGEGKPE from the coding sequence ATGCCTGCTTATGTGATCGTTGATGCCGAGGTGTGGGACACGGAGCGTGCGCTCGACTACCGGGCGCTGGCCGAGCCGTCCATCCAGCTCTACGGCGGCCGCTACCTCGTGCAGGGCGCTGTGCCCGAGGTCGCGGAGGGGGCGGCGTGGCCGTCCTCCCGGGTGGCGACCGTCGTCGAGTTCCCGGACATGGGCCGGCTCAAGGAGTGGTACGCCTCCGCCGAGTACGAGGAGGCAAAGGTGGCACGCAAGGGGGCGATGGAGCTGCGCATGCTCTTCGTCGGAGGGAATCCCGGAGAAGGAAAGCCCGAATAG
- a CDS encoding DUF4245 domain-containing protein, with protein MRGRQTVRDMVLSLAVIGILVGAIYLFIPHDEGADAARNAVKKVDYRVELITARRAAPYPVAAPEGLPKTWRATSVSYKASEDGKGGAWHLGMLDPEQEYAAVEQSDATPRKFIKDVTLGATKAEGKQAVGSKKWDRYKGDKYNALVREEPGVTTVVTGTAPYGRLADLAAALVAKKS; from the coding sequence ATGCGAGGCAGGCAAACGGTGCGGGACATGGTCCTGTCGCTGGCGGTGATCGGCATCCTCGTCGGGGCGATCTATCTCTTCATCCCGCACGACGAGGGCGCGGACGCGGCGAGGAACGCGGTCAAGAAGGTCGACTACCGCGTCGAACTGATCACGGCCCGGCGGGCGGCGCCCTACCCGGTCGCCGCGCCCGAGGGGCTGCCCAAGACCTGGCGTGCCACCTCCGTCTCGTACAAGGCGAGCGAGGACGGCAAGGGCGGTGCCTGGCATCTGGGCATGCTCGACCCGGAGCAGGAGTACGCGGCCGTCGAGCAGAGCGACGCCACGCCGCGGAAGTTCATAAAGGACGTCACGCTCGGCGCGACCAAGGCCGAGGGCAAGCAGGCCGTCGGCAGCAAGAAGTGGGACCGCTACAAGGGCGACAAGTACAACGCGCTGGTCCGGGAGGAGCCCGGGGTGACCACGGTCGTCACCGGCACCGCGCCCTACGGGCGGCTCGCCGACCTGGCCGCCGCGCTGGTGGCGAAGAAGAGCTGA
- the glpX gene encoding class II fructose-bisphosphatase, which yields MSEHHLPSPLEVSPEAPDRNLALELVRVTEAGAMASGRWVGRGDKNGADGAAVKAMRALIHTVSMNGVVVIGEGEKDNAPMLYNGERVGDGTGAECDVAVDPVDGTTLTAKGMANAVSVMAVAERGSMFDPSAVFYMDKLATGPEAADFVDITAPVAVNIKRIAKAKKSAVEDVTVVILDRPRHEGLVKEVREAGARIKFIADGDVAGAIMAAREGTGVDLLLGIGGTPEGIIAACALKCLGGAFQGKLWPKDDEERQRALDAGHDLDKVLEIGDLVRGDNVFFVATGITDGELLRGVRYRAENAYTQSLVMRSKSGTIRQIDSQHRLSKLRAYSSVDFERPS from the coding sequence ATGAGCGAGCATCATCTCCCGTCCCCACTCGAGGTCAGCCCCGAGGCGCCGGACCGCAACCTCGCCCTGGAACTCGTCCGGGTCACCGAGGCCGGTGCCATGGCATCGGGTCGCTGGGTGGGGCGAGGTGACAAGAACGGCGCGGACGGCGCGGCGGTGAAGGCCATGCGCGCCCTGATCCACACCGTCTCGATGAACGGCGTCGTGGTCATCGGGGAGGGCGAGAAGGACAACGCCCCGATGCTCTACAACGGCGAGCGCGTGGGAGACGGCACCGGCGCGGAGTGCGACGTGGCCGTGGACCCGGTGGACGGGACGACGCTGACCGCCAAGGGCATGGCGAACGCCGTGTCCGTGATGGCGGTGGCCGAGCGCGGCTCGATGTTCGACCCGTCCGCGGTCTTCTACATGGACAAGCTCGCCACGGGCCCCGAGGCGGCGGACTTCGTCGACATCACGGCGCCGGTGGCCGTGAACATCAAGCGGATCGCGAAGGCGAAGAAGTCCGCGGTCGAGGACGTCACCGTGGTCATCCTGGACCGGCCCCGCCACGAGGGCCTGGTCAAGGAGGTCCGGGAGGCCGGGGCCCGGATCAAGTTCATCGCCGACGGCGATGTCGCCGGCGCGATCATGGCGGCTCGTGAGGGCACCGGCGTGGACCTGCTGCTGGGCATCGGCGGTACGCCCGAGGGCATCATCGCTGCCTGTGCGCTGAAGTGTCTGGGCGGCGCCTTCCAGGGCAAGCTGTGGCCCAAGGACGACGAGGAGCGGCAGCGGGCGCTGGACGCCGGGCACGACCTGGACAAGGTGCTGGAGATCGGCGACCTGGTCCGCGGCGACAACGTCTTCTTCGTCGCCACCGGCATCACCGACGGCGAACTGCTGCGCGGCGTGCGCTACCGCGCCGAGAACGCCTACACCCAGTCCCTGGTGATGCGCTCCAAGTCCGGCACCATCCGCCAGATCGATTCCCAGCACCGGCTGTCCAAGCTGCGTGCCTACAGCTCGGTGGACTTCGAGCGCCCCAGCTAG